The Eurosta solidaginis isolate ZX-2024a chromosome 4, ASM4086904v1, whole genome shotgun sequence genome includes a window with the following:
- the LOC137248183 gene encoding coiled-coil domain-containing protein 86 translates to MSEDKTQLYTEEVTETTATATENNVAVETAAVTTKTKTRNASKVVQKKKTTENQPMRGLPKSGRPWKTPKKKFSTIKKSTPRLSFEKKMELRNELRHIKEVSREIREKYKEAAELKKQRRIKNAERRLANERRAEVVQVIKNPVKLKRMKKKQMRMIEKRDISQVKVV, encoded by the exons atgtctGAAGATAAAACTCAGTTATACACCGAAGAGGTAACAGAAACTACAGCGACTGCTACAGAAAATAATGTAGCTGTAGAAACAGCAGCAGTCACAACCAAAACGAAAACAAGGAATGCTTCAAAGGTAGTGCAGAAGAAGAAAACCACTGAAAACCAGCCGATGCGCGGATTACCAAAATCTGGGCGACCATGGAAAACACCAAAAAAGAA ATTCTCTACAATCAAAAAGTCAACACCCCGGCTAAGTTTTGAAAAGAAAATGGAACTGCGTAACGAACTGCGACACATTAAAGAAGTTTCACGCGAAATTAGGGAGAAATATAAGGAAGCAGCTGAGCTAAAGAAACAAAGACGTATTAAAAATGCTGAACGACGCTTGGCCAATGAACGACGAGCTGAAGTGGTGCAGGTCATTAAGAATCCTGTGAAACTGAAACGTATGAAGAAAAAGCAAATGCGCATGATTGAAAAACGCGACATTAGTCAGGTGAAAGTGGTGTAA